A single region of the Salvia splendens isolate huo1 chromosome 18, SspV2, whole genome shotgun sequence genome encodes:
- the LOC121776183 gene encoding glycosylinositol phosphorylceramide mannosyl transferase 1-like isoform X2 produces MEPTQPAILSFLHRVSKRAAFLEQFRSLTMRSSLFSRRTIRQGAISAVGSAKVKLLLGCCVLLTLIVLASRTAPYGGWNRYDVPPRGSSLPRKGYTLLINTWKRNDLLKQSISHYASCPGLDSIRIVWSEPNPPLKSLIKFLNHVIKVNSKDGREIELRFDINKEDSLNNRFKEIKDLKSDVVFSIDDDIIFPCATVEFAFSVWQSAPDAMVGFVPRIHWVDKLNNGQDTYIYSGWWSVWWTGTYSMILSKAAFFHKKYLSMYTYEMPSSIREYVTKNRNCEDIAMSFLVANATGAPPIWVKGNIFEIGASGISSLGGHIERRSECVNHFVSEYGGMPLVPTSVKAVDSRYTWFW; encoded by the exons ATGGAACCGACGCAGCCTGCGATCCTAAGCTTCCTCCACCGAGTCAGTAAGCGAGCGGCATTCCTCGAACAGTTTCGCAGCTTAACAATGAGGTCTAGCCTCTTCAGCCGCCGGACGATTAGGCAGGGAGCGATCTCCGCCGTCGGATCGGCGAAAGTGAAGCTATTGCTCGGCTGCTGCGTGCTGCTCACACTGATCGTGCTCGCTAGCCGTACGGCGCCGTATGGCGGATGGAATCGATACGATGTTCCCCCGCGCGGATCCTCTCTGCCTCG GAAAGGGTACACCTTACTGATTAACACATGGAAAAGAAATGATCTTCTGAAGCAATCCATATCCCATTATGCATCATGTCCTGGGCTTGATTCTATACGTATTGTTTGGAGTGAACCCAACCCTCCTTTAAAGTCTCTTATCAAGTTTCTAAATCATGTTATAAAGGTTAATTCCAAAGATGGGCGGGAAATTGAATTGAGATTTGATATTAATAAGGAAGACAGCTTAAATAACAGATTTAAAGAAATCAAGGATTTGAAGTCTGATGTGGTCTTCTCAATTGATGATGACATTATATTCCCCTGCGCCACCGTGGAATTTGCTTTCAGTGTTTGGCAAAGTGCACCTGATGCAATGGTGGGATTTGTGCCTCGTATTCACTGGGTTGATAAATTG AATAATGGTCAGGACACGTACATCTATAGTGGATGGTGGTCTGTCTGGTGGACAGGAACATATAGCATGATTCTCTCCAAGGCTGCCTTCTttcataaaaaatatctcaGTATGTACACTTACGAGATGCCATCATCCATCCGTGAATATGTAACCAAGAACAG AAATTGTGAAGATATAGCTATGTCTTTCCTTGTCGCAAATGCCACTGGCGCTCCTCCCATTTGGGTGAAAG GTAACATCTTCGAGATTGGTGCTAGTGGAATTAGTAGCTTGGGAGGGCACATTGAGAGAAGAAGCGAGTGCGTTAACCACTTTGTGAGTGAATACGGGGGCATGCCCTTGGTGCCCACTTCAGTCAAGGCAGTAGATAGCCGTTACACTTGGTTCTGGTAA
- the LOC121776183 gene encoding glycosylinositol phosphorylceramide mannosyl transferase 1-like isoform X1 produces the protein MEPTQPAILSFLHRVSKRAAFLEQFRSLTMRSSLFSRRTIRQGAISAVGSAKVKLLLGCCVLLTLIVLASRTAPYGGWNRYDVPPRGSSLPRKGYTLLINTWKRNDLLKQSISHYASCPGLDSIRIVWSEPNPPLKSLIKFLNHVIKVNSKDGREIELRFDINKEDSLNNRFKEIKDLKSDVVFSIDDDIIFPCATVEFAFSVWQSAPDAMVGFVPRIHWVDKLLFQNNGQDTYIYSGWWSVWWTGTYSMILSKAAFFHKKYLSMYTYEMPSSIREYVTKNRNCEDIAMSFLVANATGAPPIWVKGNIFEIGASGISSLGGHIERRSECVNHFVSEYGGMPLVPTSVKAVDSRYTWFW, from the exons ATGGAACCGACGCAGCCTGCGATCCTAAGCTTCCTCCACCGAGTCAGTAAGCGAGCGGCATTCCTCGAACAGTTTCGCAGCTTAACAATGAGGTCTAGCCTCTTCAGCCGCCGGACGATTAGGCAGGGAGCGATCTCCGCCGTCGGATCGGCGAAAGTGAAGCTATTGCTCGGCTGCTGCGTGCTGCTCACACTGATCGTGCTCGCTAGCCGTACGGCGCCGTATGGCGGATGGAATCGATACGATGTTCCCCCGCGCGGATCCTCTCTGCCTCG GAAAGGGTACACCTTACTGATTAACACATGGAAAAGAAATGATCTTCTGAAGCAATCCATATCCCATTATGCATCATGTCCTGGGCTTGATTCTATACGTATTGTTTGGAGTGAACCCAACCCTCCTTTAAAGTCTCTTATCAAGTTTCTAAATCATGTTATAAAGGTTAATTCCAAAGATGGGCGGGAAATTGAATTGAGATTTGATATTAATAAGGAAGACAGCTTAAATAACAGATTTAAAGAAATCAAGGATTTGAAGTCTGATGTGGTCTTCTCAATTGATGATGACATTATATTCCCCTGCGCCACCGTGGAATTTGCTTTCAGTGTTTGGCAAAGTGCACCTGATGCAATGGTGGGATTTGTGCCTCGTATTCACTGGGTTGATAAATTG TTGTTTCAGAATAATGGTCAGGACACGTACATCTATAGTGGATGGTGGTCTGTCTGGTGGACAGGAACATATAGCATGATTCTCTCCAAGGCTGCCTTCTttcataaaaaatatctcaGTATGTACACTTACGAGATGCCATCATCCATCCGTGAATATGTAACCAAGAACAG AAATTGTGAAGATATAGCTATGTCTTTCCTTGTCGCAAATGCCACTGGCGCTCCTCCCATTTGGGTGAAAG GTAACATCTTCGAGATTGGTGCTAGTGGAATTAGTAGCTTGGGAGGGCACATTGAGAGAAGAAGCGAGTGCGTTAACCACTTTGTGAGTGAATACGGGGGCATGCCCTTGGTGCCCACTTCAGTCAAGGCAGTAGATAGCCGTTACACTTGGTTCTGGTAA
- the LOC121777964 gene encoding syntaxin-31-like produces the protein MAAVGASPFRDRTSEFVSLSQTLRRIGGNASAPPQPQLNESIAVTPDRSEFNKKASRIGLRIHQTAQKIDRLSNLTKRSSIFDDRSKENEELTALIKNDITALNMAISELQNLQTMEVADGNYTGDRVVHLTAVCDDLKNRLMNVTKQFQDVLTTTTKNIKARENRKQLFSTAVSRENPFALKQPPNTVSEPPPWLSSSDSSRTNLQQSVAIGSGTQEPNQLRRRMGTDASPSPQMEAAMLQQVVPRQENIHHSRATALQNVESTISELSGIFTHLATMVAQQGELAIRIDDNMDESLANVEGASNALMKYLNKISSNRWLMIKLFLVLILFLVIFIVFVL, from the exons ATGGCAGCCGTCGGTGCCTCGCCGTTTCGTGATCGGACGTCGGAGTTCGTTTCTCTGTCGCAGACGCTGAGAAGGATCGGTGGAAACGCATCAGCTCCGCCGCAGCCGCAGTTGAACGAATCGATTGCAGTGACTCCGGATAGGTCGGAATTCAATAAGAAGGCTTCCAGAATAGGCCTTCGCATCCACCAAACCGCCCAGAAAATAGATCGTCTATCTAATT TAACCAAAAGGTCGTCTATTTTTGATGATCGGAGCAAGGAAAATGAAGAATTAACAGCCTTGATAAAAAATGATATCACAGCACTTAATATGGCTATTTCTGAGCTGCAAAACCTCCAAACAATGGAGGTTGCTGATGGAAATTATACAGGGGATAGAGTGGTTCATTTGACTGCTGTTTGTGATGATTTAAAGAACAGACTTATGAATGTGACCAAGCAGTTTCAAGATGTATTGACCACTACAACAAAG AATATCAAGGCTCGTGAGAACCGGAAACAATTATTTTCCACTGCTGTATCAAGGGAGAATCCTTTTGCTTTAAAGCAACCACCTAATACTGTGTCAGAACCACCCCCATGGTTGAGCTCATCAGATTCATCCAGAACAAATCTGCAACAATCAGT AGCAATAGGCAGTGGCACTCAAGAGCCCAATCAGCTAAG GCGACGAATGGGTACTGATGCCAGCCCCTCCCCTCAAATGGAAGCTGCAATGTTGCAGCAGGTGGTTCCTCGGCAAGAAAACATTCATCACAGTCGGGCCACTGCTCTTCAGAACGTGGAGTCTACGATTTCAGAACTCAGTGGGATTTTCACACATTTAGCCACAATGGTTGCGCAGCAAGGGGAGCTTGCAATAAG GATTGACGATAACATGGATGAGTCACTAGCAAATGTTGAAGGTGCTAGTAATGCCTTGATGAAATACCTGAACAAAATATCTTCAAATCGGTGGCTCATGATTAAATTGTTTCTGGTTCTAATATTGTTTCTTGTTATATTTATAGTTTTTGTGCTTTAG
- the LOC121775785 gene encoding uncharacterized protein LOC121775785 has product MSSSPREEEGRRRKKQHCAISNENRTIGSATPFLKGGRDQDLFLESRFDFLEPMMLGIRPEFPEWPDRETAVWAMVEHKANSFNIPLSLRMIKKKLQLEEGSAEAEEGEGGCCSVKAAFASMVFIIIEMQSSALHIREALCDEDLDVIKAKVRKEMHLSFVWLFQHVFSRTPALMLHVMVLLADFSVHSTSLNTAIGGEASLMGRPYEHGKSSSLCMVDADRGLVVEEKTERESGNPSIYPSNEFRSAMEMQLWDSMVDEANNVRRGGEGEVVLGHDVMKHFVSPVSVEIEPDTYQDFYRTDLLYQMYLSLEPNNTLLLLNYARFLQLVTRDYQRSEECFKRAVQVTPPDGESFSEYANFLWTVKKDYWAAEESFLQALALEPHNTHFASRYANFLWSTGGEETCFPLNT; this is encoded by the exons ATGTCGAGTAGCCCTCGGGAGGAGGAGGGGCGCAGGCGGAAGAAACAGCATTGTGCTATTTCGAACGAGAACAGGACTATTGGCAGTGCCACCCCCTTTCTGAAAGGGGGGAGGGATCAAGATTTGTTCTTGGAGTCACGTTTCGACTTCTTGGAGCCGATGATGCTAGGGATCAGGCCGGAGTTTCCCGAGTGGCCGGATAGGGAAACAGCTGTGTGGGCGATGGTTGAACACAAGGCGAATAGTTTCAACATTCCCCTGTCGCTTAGGATGATCAAGAAGAAGCTGCAGTTGGAGGAGGGCTCCGCTGAGGCAGAGGAGGGTGAGGGTGGCTGTTGCTCCGTGAAGGCGGCCTTTGCCTCGATGGTGTTCATCATCATTGAGATGCAGAGCTCCGCCTTGCACATAAGGGAGGCTCTGTGTGATGAGGATTTGGATGTGATCAAAGCTAAGGTGCGGAAGGAGATGCATCTCTCGTTCGTGTGGCTGTTCCAGCACGTGTTCTCGAGGACACCGGCTTTGATGCTGCACGTGATGGTACTCTTGGCTGATTTCAGCGTACATTCGACCTCCCTAAACACCGCGATAGGGGGGGAGGCCTCGTTGATGGGGAGGCCTTATGAGCATGGGAAAAGCTCGTCTTTGTGTATGGTGGACGCAGATAGGGGGCTTGTTGTGGAGGAGAAGACAGAACGCGAGTCAGGGAATCCGAGCATTTATCCGAGTAATGAGTTTAGGAGCGCGATGGAGATGCAGCTGTGGGATTCAATGGTTGATGAGGCTAACAATGTGCGGAGAGGTGGGGAAGGCGAGGTGGTTCTTGGTCACGACGTCATGAAACATTTTGTTTCTCCCGTGTCTGTGGAGATCGAGCCCGATACTTACCAGGATTTTTACAGGACGGACCTTCTGTACCAGATGTACTTATCCCTAGAGCCTAATAACACTCTCTTGCTGCTGAACTATGCGCGGTTTTTGCAGCTCGTGACGCGCGACTATCAAAG GTCCGAGGAATGCTTCAAGCGGGCAGTGCAAGTAACGCCACCCGATGGAGAATCTTTCTCCGAATACGCCAACTTCCTATGGACGGTGAAGAAGGACTACTGGGCGGCCGAAGAGAGCTTCCTACAAGCTCTGGCACTCGAgccacacaacacacacttcgCCTCCAGATACGCCAACTTCTTGTGGAGCACCGGTGGCGAAGAGACCTGTTTCCCTCTCAACACGTAG
- the LOC121775974 gene encoding 60S acidic ribosomal protein P0-like, with translation MAPKLTKAEKKVSYDKKMCRLIDEYAQILVVAADNVGSTQLQNIRKGLRGDSVVLMGKNTMMKRTVRIHSENTGNTAILSLVPLLVGNVGLIFTKGDLKEVSEEVGKYKVGAPARVGLVAPIDVVVPPGNTGLDPSQTSFFQVLNIPTKINKGTVEIITPVELIHKGDKVGSSEAALLAKLGIRPFSYGLVVLSVYDNGSVFSPEVLNLTEDDLTERFAQGVAMVTSLSLAIAYPTIAAAPHMFINAYKNALAIAVETEYSYPHADKVKEYLANPSKFAVAAAPAGGAVSGGAAPAAAAKEEAKKEEVDEESDDDFVCNLFD, from the exons ATGGCTCCCAAGCTTACCAAAGCCGAGAAGAAGGTCTCCTACGACAAGAAGATGTGCCGTTTGATCGACGAGTACGCTCAGATCCTGGTGGTGGCCGCCGATAACGTCGGATCAACGCAGCTCCAGAACATCCGCAAGGGTTTGCGCGGAGATTCCGTTGTTCTGATGGGGAAAAACACCATGATGAAGAGAACCGTCAGGATCCACTCCGAGAACACCGGAAACACCGCGATCCTCAGCCTCGTGCCTCTCCTTGTT GGTAATGTAGGGTTGATCTTTACCAAGGGCGATTTGAAGGAAGTCAGTGAGGAGGTTGGCAAATACAAG GTCGGAGCACCCGCTCGTGTTGGTTTGGTAGCTCCAATCGATGTTGTTGTCCCACCCGGCAACACTGGGCTTGATCCATCACAGACTTCCTTCTTCCAG GTTCTCAATATTCCCACCAAGATCAACAAGGGCACTGTCGAGATCATAACCCCTGTGGAGCTCATCCACAAGGGCGATAAAGTGGGATCCTCTGAGGCCGCACTGCTTGCCAAGCTCGGAATCCGCCCTTTCTCGTACGGCCTCGTCGTGCTCTCCGTCTACGACAACGGATCTGTCTTCAGCCCTGAAGTTCTCAACTTGACAGAAGACGACCTCACCGAGAGATTCGCACAGGGTGTCGCCATGGTCACTTCTCTGTCGCTGGCTATTGCATACCCGACCATCGCAGCCGCCCCGCACATGTTCATTAACGCGTACAAGAATGCGCTGGCCATTGCCGTGGAGACGGAATACTCCTACCCCCATGCTGACAAAGTGAAGGAGTATCTTGCA AATCCTAGCAAGTTTGCGGTTGCAGCTGCACCGGCGGGAGGGGCGGTTTCCGGTGGTGCTGCTCCGGCAGCCGCGGCCAAGGAGGAGGCGAAGAAGGAGGAAGTGGATGAGGAGTCGGATGATGACTTTGTTTGCAACCTTTTCGATTAG